A region of the Lates calcarifer isolate ASB-BC8 unplaced genomic scaffold, TLL_Latcal_v3 _unitig_5_quiver_2711, whole genome shotgun sequence genome:
tagATAACAAGTAATTTTTCagcaaaatatacaaaacataaCCTGGTTCTACTTTGACATGTGTGtgagaataaactgaatatctctgaGAACTGGACAGTTGGCCAAACAAAATAACCAATCTGAGAGCATCATCTGGGGCTTTAGGAAACTGTAATGGACAATCTTCACCATTGTTATGACATTTCAGAGACCAAACAAGAAATTGAGAAAATgctcagcagattaattgataatgaaaataaccattagCTGCAGCTGCACTCTTGCAACTTGTTTCTTGCCAAAGCTAACATTAACACTAAAGGAAATGCAAATAAAAGCTAAGCATTCAATTTTGAGGCCAGGTCTTCTTTAAAGGAAACTTCACAGCTTGTATTAGTTTTAATGCCTACAATACCCAGTTGCAGTTTTTCATGTAGCTATTTATCGTCTGTAGAGATGATATCACAGATGTGTAAGTCTCCACCTCTGCTCTATTCCCTGATAACAAACGCTCCCCTCCTCCCTGTTCCTTTGTACCAAATGCCAAACTGCcctttggtttttttttcaaaaaggcAAAGGGGTTAGAGAACACTCAAATCTGAGGGCGCTGCAACACTTTTGTATATGAATGTGCACTGTCCTTTGGATGCGACAAATAGACGGGGTGATCGAAGTGTCGCAGTAGGTGTGTATCTGACCTTCCTGTATACAGTCTGCAGTGCAGGATCCAGGTCCTCCTCCATGTGGAAGAGAGGGGGTCTTGTGGATGATTCCTTTATGGGATCAGGCAGAGCCATAATCCTGCCATCATCTCCAAACCACTTCTTTCCTTGACAAATAATGAGACAGACATGTTTTAGAGGGGGGCTCAGAGCCAGTGACACTGTTGAGCTGTCTGGCATGTTGGTTGAGATTACTCTTCCATTTTCAAAATACGGTTCTCCAGAATGTTCTCATTAGTCAGCGATACAGGGGGCCTCTCCCCTACATACAGACCCTCGTCCTCTAGATAACGAGGCTTCATGTTTTCAGGCAGTTTAATGGAGGGTTGGAACTGTGACAATGATAAATAAAGGCAGATAGTCATTATCCTGAACAGAATACCAAAGCTGATGTAAGTATTTGAGAATAGTGGGTGTGAATCAGGTGGTTTAATGTGTAACTGAATACCTGTTCGAAAACTTGGCGTAAAGAAAAgctcgctttctctctctctctgaataaGTTTTCGGTACCCAACGTACTCTGCTTTCCTCACTTCCAGGAAGTCTTGGGACGACTGTTCAATGACAAATAAATCTTCCTCTTCATCCCGTACAAGGGGAGCTTCTTCCACTCTGAGGCAGGACAAAGAACATGAGGCACTTGGAACCTACTTGTGTCTTATGCAACTGCAGCTACAAACAGGTGGAAATAATCAGGATAAGACACACACTGGTGGATGCACATTAAGATAATGCAACAGATCAAAGAGGGAGAAATGCAATAAATACGGTCCCTAATACGCACACTgagcaacaaaatgtcaaattaaatgttCAGCACCCTCACATTGACATGTGTGTACAAGCCATAGAAAATAATGACCTGAATGGACAATATAAATAGAGGCCCTGAGGTTTAATAGTATTTCTCATTTAATGTATGTAAACTTGGTACAATGTTGTGCCATATTGTTTGGTGGTCCTTACCTGGTCTTCATTTTCATCCTGATTATCTTCATCTGCTTCACTATCTTGTTGCTCTCTAGCTTCatttcctccttctctgtctctgtcctctctgttgctgcttttttcagttttttttcttttcctgctacTCCTCTCACTCCCATCCTGTGGATCTGGCTCAAAAGTTGAAAGTAAAGAAATTGTATGCCTCCTCAGCAGTTCGGCAAGCCTTTTTCTGCctgtatttgaaaataaataaatatgtaaatacaacaatacaaatgATTTTGTACATaaaagagtttgtttgttttttaggcCTCACTCGTCTTGCTGCCTTCTCTGAACTTGACCCTGGTGCTGAGGTCCAGAGGGACATCATGTCTTCCTGCTCTGTCGGGGGTCAACCTGGTAAAAACACTGGGAGTTAAACGTCCACTGCTGGGTTGTACCCTAAGGGGTACAATCACAGATAGACTGGGGTAGATGCTCACCTCTCTGTCAAACCTTgttacagtgtctctgtctctgaggcTCTGGTAGGCGACTGGCTGGCTCAAGCAAGGGCCTCCTCCTGCTGAAAGGCTCTCACCTTTAGACTGGGGAAAACGAGAGGCCATTTATTATGCACCACTTTTCATCAAGGGATTGTCAGTTGGCAGAcattttttatcaaacaaacatcTTTCAAATTCATATACACAACAGCTGGTTTGCATGAGAAACAAAGGAAGTTGAACCTTACTCTGGCTGCTCTCCAGGTCTCTCTTCCAAGCGCCGGTGTTACAGAGTTGTCTAAATTCTGAGAGCCAGCAATATGCTGAATTCTTGAGGAGAGATCTAGAGGACGTCAGCCATATcatgaaacaaaattaaaatgtatttattcagtaTGTATAGGTCTGGTGATCAAACCTCAGTACTTACAGACTGAAACCCAAATACGTCTAGTTTATACCCAATGTTGCCACTGAGTGCCTGATCATCTGCTaagatttgtttcttttcagacTTAGACAATCATTTTGTTATATTAAATTTTTTACTTACATTACTTACTTTTACTTGGGAAAAGCTGTTGTGTGGCTGCATTTTGACAAATCTGGCTCACTTTGTTGAGATGAAAGTGAAACAGCTCCATgcacttcaaaataaaggaTCAAAAGatccaaaaagtaaaaaaggtTAGGTAGGGCACCAACCTCTCTGAGAACCAGGTGGAGGTCTGGACAAAACAACTGGGTCAGCTGCCTTCCCAGCTGACCCCTCATCTTCACTGTGAGGCTGAATGTTGGATATCTCTTCATCATCCTGAGCTGCAGACCGTTCCAGCAGCTGATATATAGCAAGAAATTGAGCAGTGATCAATACTTTTACTGTTAAAGCTGATAATTGGGTACAATTAAAGAATAAGGGCATGAGAACTGATGCTAGGGGAAGATGTACCCTTTTCTTCCGCCTCTGTCTTTGAGCCCTTAACGTGCGtttcagtgtctctcctgcaTCTTCGTCGCTGTCTTGAGGTTCCTTTTGTAGCACAAACTTAAAGTTAtgacaaacagcaacagcaaaactgCATTCATAAAGTGTACCTGCATCCACACTGCTATTAAAGCAAACTAAAGCTGAAAGAAGGGTCGTTGGTAGGGAGGAGACAGTAGAAAGGTTGATGTCGAGCAGCCAGCAGCGCACACAGGAGGGGAACTACAGGCTacagcaacagacacacaccaacctTCATCGTGGTTTGTTGTTTCTCCTCACTCAACTTGGTAGACGGAACCAGAGCCtataatatgatatataatCTATGTATAATTACATTTGCTAAAACGTTAACAGCTCTCTTAACTGTGTTTCTAACTTTGAGTGTGTACAAATTGAGCCGCTCCCCCAGGTCATGTTGACTCTTGTCAAGGAGGGCTTCTGTTGGTTTGATGCTGGGTGAGGACGCTCTCGGTCCACAGTAACAATGAAGACTTAATGTTTACCTTGGACAGCAAACGTTTAGGTTAACTGTTATAATTTTACCTGAACGTCGTCGtcctcatttctgttttttaccAAAGTTTCTTGCAATGCACGCCCTTTCTTTCGCAGTTTTTCTCGAATATCACtagaagagaaagaggcagtCATTTTGAAGCAGAGCTAACGTTAGGTTAGCTTAGATAGCTAAGAGTGGCATTTCAGAGACGTGCAGCTACATTAGCGTGGATTATAACAAAAACCAAGGCAGGAACAAGTACCTTGAGGAGGCCAGGGTGACGGTGGTAGTTATCCTTAAACAAATTATCTGGTGTTTAAAGCGGCCCGACtatgtctgttgttgttgtgggcTAATCTGTATTATAACCGGCGAACTTTCTGCACTGTATACATCCCTGTGCTCGTGTTGCTTGTGTTCGAGTTTGTAATTTTCCGAGCAAGATCTTTTCACTTAGCACCACTGCTGTTATCGCTGCCTAGTAACGAGATAAACTACTTCTCGACCTACCTTGGAAATAAGCGCCGGTGCAGCCTAACCCGCTCTCAGCTGTCCTCGATTTCCATTCGTGCGGTGGACTGTCAATCAAACAACTTGGTGACGTATTGTACCGTTTACTACGGGGTCCGAGAAGTCACAAATTAAATGCACTCTGCATAACACCAAGCAGGAATTCTCCCCTTGGCTGTTATGTTTGGCCCTCTTGCCAACACCAACATTACGGCTGCCCCGCATTGACTTTTCAGATTGTATATCAGCAATATTTCTGTGATTCACACATGTTtcagttttgcctttttccAGAGGAAAACCCCCAAACAGCTCTACATGTCAgcaatgtttatttaatttattaatgaCTCCCACCCTTAACAAACAATTCAGAAACTCATTCAAGCTTTATCAAATCATATGATCAGTAGATAAGTCTCTATGGTAATACAATAACTAGCAGTACAAACATTTGTATAAAAATATAGTTTgaccaaaaacaacagtgactaGCAGTTTTTACTTTAGTTTTGTGTTATCCAGGTTCTATGCATAGTCCTCTGCCAGTGTGTCAAAGTAGTTTGTGTCAGCGTAgaggaggaagccagagaacaAGCTGTCAGCCCAGCCAGGGTCTGCAAATAAACCATTGGTCATGGTAGAAGATTTCCAGCCACACCTCATCTTCTGGGTTCAGGTATATTACAGTGGACCCAGACGCCACGTCGTGATTTCCTGTGTTGGCATCAAAGGTTTTGATGCGATACTGGCCGTTCTGCACCAGACCAATAGCCAGGTGTTTGTTGGCCAGTGTAATGtcatatgaaaaataataaatgctgGGTATGCACAGATAAATTTGCCTGTTTGTGGGTTATAGTGTCCACCCTCATCAAACAGAACCTTATTGAACTTGATGGGGGTCTTCTCTGCAGGGTAACTGCTGGTTATTCCCACAGAGAAGGCAGATTTAGGCAGCAGGCTGCCACATTTGCAGATTCCTGGAGTGCCATGTGGCCCTTGTTGGCCCTTGTTCCCTTTCTGTCCTTCACGGCCTGGAGGACCAGGTGGCCCacttctcccttctctcctgtGGGGCCTCGTTTCCCTGCAGGGCCACGGTCACCTCTGTCTCCAATCTTACCTGTTGGGCCAACCCTGCCCTTCAaccctgaaacagaaaaattgtGTTGGGATCAAAATTTCTGCATCGTTGTTGATgctttttctttactttttttgtcACTGCCCTGATATACGTTTCTGTTTTGCACTTGCTGAACCAGACTATGAAAGGAACAGTCAATGGAAACACAACTCCACACCCAGCGTCATGTATTAAGTCACCCTTGGAACACAGCCACCTTGACATTGAAAGCACAGTTTTGGCTCGATCCATGTAAACTGTCTTATATCCATTTGACTGCATCGACAGAGTAAATACCCTGCAGCTAAGAGACACTGTGAATCATatgctgtatgtttgtgcaaGAACAGTGTGCTATTCTGAATATGTAGTTTCATGTTCAGATTTAGGTGTGTGTCTGAATTCCTGTTTCCAAACATAATGGAAAACACAGGTGTATGACGCTTATTTATCACTGACAGATTTACTGCAGGTCAGACTGCATAGATGGTATCAGTGCAGTATTACTGCTGGGTGAGACAGATACGGTCCTTCCAAATATCTTTGCAATGTTGTGCCAGGTTTACctacatgaaatatttacccTCTGaatgatctaaaaaaaaaaaaaaagaaatgtaaatcaAGCTGTGCACGACCATGAtaaattgtttgtgttgtgccaGGTTTACctacatgaaatatttacccTCTGaatgatctaaaaaaaaaaaaagaaatgtaaaccAAGCTGTGCACGACCATGATAAATTGTTTGGAAACTTGGAAAAGCTTTCATTTGGGTTAAGAACCAGATGTATAACATGTCCAAATTTGGTAGAACTGCTGCAATGCAAAACATAAACTGCAGGTCATCCAGGCCTTATTAAACTGTAAGCTCAGCCAGAACAGCCTCTCTTAATACTCATAATAATATGAGTATGTAGTATAAAATATGAGCAGCAGCCAATTGGAAAGAAACTCACTATGCCTTAAAACTGCACTGAAAGCAGCAGGGTACAGCAAGAACACactgatatttttctctttttctcatgtAGCATGATCTCATCTATACTATCTACTATGTACTGAAAGCTACTTCCGTCCACTACTACCGACATTTTATACTCTAGTCAGACCATGGCAAAAGCctgtttgcttgtgtttctgtaaaatatatattttttaaaaaaaacatgtattttgtgATATATAAATGTTGAGAATTATTAATCACAGACTTGGCtgggttttatgtttttgagcATGGGACTTCATACTAGAGTTAATTTGGGGGGGTTATCAGATATCAATAGAGCGATGATGGggaataagaaagaaaaagatggcGAATGACATGTAACAATGTTCCTGGCTGAAACATCCTGGCTCCTTCAAAGTAAGGATAAAAAGTATTCGGGGCACcacttgttttttgtgttgttgttgtttttttttttatgagaaagGCTGTGGTTTATAGTTGAAAGTTGGAAGTTTAGAATGGCTCTATGCTGTTTTCCATTCCTGGTTAGGTATTCCTGTTTACATAGATTTGTTATTCATCTTTAAGCCTGCAGTGGGTGCTATTCTAAACAGCTCCTACATAGCTTGTCTGACACTTCATTTTTATAGCCAGGCTATAAATGGTTTTTCGGTGGAACTCAACATTTCATCTGCTCTTTGCCAGCTGCTTATAccagctgtcagataaaaacatgtttctatGTCAGCTTTTCTCTCGCACAGACTggtagtatttatttattggcaCACATAAACTAATGCTGTATCTGTTTAGGTTTTCATATTATACCTGTGtctcccttttctcccttttcacCCTTCCTGCCATCTCTGCCATCTCTTCCTGGGATACCCACATTCCCATCTGCTCCTGGGGGCCCGCTGGGACCAGGTTTGCCAGGCAGGCCAGGTGACCCGGCGACGCTGCAGATCAGACGTGGCGCTCCTTTCAGCTTGGCGTCAAACAGCTGTCCAAAGACACAGTGGCACAGACAGAATACCCCACCAACGCCCACATCTTCAaatctgtaaacacaaacaacaatttTAAGAGAACCTTACTAACTCCTAATATGTCTTTAGGTATatctctgatgtgttttcacacTGACTTGAAAATTTAACCTCTCAAATTTCTCAAAAAAGTGATTTGTGTGCAGATATTAAGATTAAAGGGGAAAGATTTACAGGCAAACATTAGACTTGTTGCTTGTTGTTGCAGGGCCAGACTCTGACACAGGTCCTGACCAGAAATTAGAACCTGTTAGCAGTTGTCATAGTGCTGTAAAAACACGTCCTGTCATTGTCGCAGACTGAACAAAAGCATATCAGTGAATCAAATTTGTGAAGTACAGCATGAGGCCAGATGTGATTCTTGTAAATGAGAAGCAATTGCTATTTGACTCTGTCTCACACACCGATGTTCTCATCCACCACTGAATTGCATGTGAGAGACCTCAAACAAAACCTTTGTCCCCGTTCCAAGTCTTTCTCCTCTGCCAAAACATTCCCAAGTTGTGACATAACATCTAGCACAATTTCTGTCAGGGGAACCTAATCATGAAGCAATGGCACTTGAGCAGATAGAGACATTATACATTTACGTTACACaagggggagagacagagatatcatcatgtctgactgtgttttgCTAACAGGAAATAACCACGAGATCAAAAGtaatgacaatgatgatgatccAGCTGTGGTGAATGAGTGGTGACACACTAATCCAGACTGGCAACCTTCCAGATGTTGGACATAAAACATTCCATAATAATGTAGTCATATGGACACATACTAATCATGTTCTTCCACAAGAGGGAGGGCGGGGGGGTTGATCAAGTGCATGTATAAAGACTGATACACATGCTTGTTCTTAGCATATTTGCCATGTGGGTGTGAGAATATGAGTTCTGCATCTGCTCTTTGGCCGGCTGTCCCTGGTCGGAGGGGGCGTTGGAACATGTGTGTCAGGTTTTCAAAGCAGGATCATCCCCATGTCTGTCTTAAAAATAAGTGTCTTTATTTATTGCAATGTGTTCTACTTGCCGTTACACGTCTGGTTTTTATGTCCCTGCCAGATGCCAGCACATCAGACAAATTATGTGTGTACTATGAGATGGTAAACATGATGAGATAAACAGGAAGGACACACAAactcttcctcacacacacatgacatgGACAAGCTGAGCCGTTAGCGTagcatgtttttgattttgaggGTAATGAACTGGTCACAGAGCCAGTGTGAGGTCCTGTGAGAGAGAAACCCCGCCCGCCAATTCCGCTCTGCAACAATGATGTCAGCATTAGTAAAATGGCCTCtgtttaacaaaaaaaaggtcGTTTTTACACTCA
Encoded here:
- the LOC108879189 gene encoding LOW QUALITY PROTEIN: complement C1q tumor necrosis factor-related protein 7-like (The sequence of the model RefSeq protein was modified relative to this genomic sequence to represent the inferred CDS: inserted 4 bases in 3 codons) — translated: FEDVGVGGVFCLCHCVFGQLFDAKLKGAPRLICSVAGSPGLPGKPGPSGPPGADGNVGIPGRDGRDGRKGEKGEKGDTGLKGRVGPTGKIGDRGDRGPAGKRGPTGEKGEVGXPGPPGREGQKGNKGQQGPHGTPGICKCGSLLPKSAFSVGITSSYPAEKTPIKFNKVLFDEGGHYNPQTGKFICAYPXIYYFSYDITLANKHLAIGLVQNGQYRIKTFDANTGNHDVASGSTVIYLNPEDEVWLEIFYHDXNGLFADPGWADSLFSGFLLYADTNYFDTLAEDYA